In one Apostichopus japonicus isolate 1M-3 chromosome 18, ASM3797524v1, whole genome shotgun sequence genomic region, the following are encoded:
- the LOC139958822 gene encoding uncharacterized protein gives MAYKRLHLFFILESISVLMCFAADSCTKTDSCSCSLADGTSIDLHPLADSDKFAFPYTVAESGDGFEYAWNPCNPVSDTSQADCTNAASCRRTTGGSDGLNIGTQDSANFDSSDTNLLLKYQNYASDGNLYDVWVDLICDTSTTSDFSVQGESGFLIFRYTLKSKCCCPDGCKGGIGGGGGGLSFGSILCIIFSVLLVVYIAAGISFSVYKGKSGVEMVPNLAFWKDFPFLVKDGCQYVGNFFKNLISGRVDVGGGGGVSKAPEASYGAM, from the exons ATGGCTTACAAAAGACtacatttgtttttcattttggaGAGCATCTCTGTACTGATGTGTTTCGCTGCTGATTCCTGTACTAAAACAGACTCATGTTCCTGCAGCTTAGCAGATGGGACGAGCATAGACCTACACCCTCTAGCCGATAGTGATAAATTCGC CTTTCCCTACACGGTTGCAGAATCAGGAGACGGCTTCGAATACGCATGGAATCCTTGTAACCCTGTTTCCGATACAAGTCAGGCGGATTGCACAAATGCAGCG AGTTGTCGTAGAACTACGGGAGGCAGCGATGGCTTAAACATCGGGACGCAGGATTCGGCGAATTTTGATTCATCTGATACTAATTTACTattaaaataccaaaactaCGCGTCTGATGGCAATTTATA CGATGTATGGGTGGACTTAATATGTGATACATCAACTACCTCAGACTTCTCTGTTCAGGGTGAGAGTGGTTTCCTG ATTTTTAGGTACACGCTGAAGTCTAAGTGTTGCTGCCCGGACGGCTGCAAGGGCGGAAttggagggggtggaggaggactCAGCTTTGGATCAATATTATGCATTAT ATTCTCTGTGCTTCTCGTTGTCTACATAGCTGCTGGAATCTCTTTCTCGGTCTACAAAGGCAAATCTGGCGTAGAAATGGTTCCAAATCTTGCATTCTGGAAGGACTTTCCTTTCTTAGTGAAA GATGGCTGTCAATATGTGGGCAATTTCTTCAAGAACTTAATCAGCGGTCGTGTTGACGTTGGCGGTGGCGGTGGCGTTTCCAAAGCTCCTGAAGCCAGCTACGGGGCAATGTGA
- the LOC139958821 gene encoding uncharacterized protein produces the protein MEYEQFFIYGANNGYTIFTWILILVALLCNIPVFTSITDASFRLKSRNKYVISMSAANVMLLIDVAVIPLFGVPSPIPAQAVTVSITEMYEFITEVLIVIVLLDQYRVVSQPTVINAETDNTRMKRRLCTVWSSSILMMIAVSLLQVFLTISGYAVLIAVFFLLPYILALIVSVLLIINIVRTMKQQDADNQGEAAVTRSENIRQVTRALIAIVVLFFILLLPSKVYIWFMYNAEEDTSSLTAFNLIVVVGYILAAVSAPVVLMIASTEYRTVFLRCCCCLYGRQPRMIKIPDSPRNGRGQDGAKNGVEGDRLKDYEEVEMEA, from the coding sequence ATGGAATATGAACAGTTTTTCATCTACGGAGCTAACAATGGGTATACCATCTTCACATGGATTCTTATACTTGTTGCTCTTCTCTGCAACATTCCGGTATTTACATCGATAACCGACGCTTCATTTCGTCTAAAATCTCGCAATAAGTATGTTATAAGCATGTCAGCTGCCAATGTCATGTTACTTATAGACGTAGCAGTGATTCCTTTGTTCGGTGTTCCGTCACCGATACCGGCACAGGCCGTGACGGTGTCGATTACCGAGATGTACGAATTTATTACGGAAGTTCTGATAGTGATAGTCCTTCTAGATCAATACCGTGTGGTCAGTCAACCGACGGTTATTAACGCCGAAACGGATAACACTCGTATGAAACGACGGTTGTGCACCGTCTGGTCTTCGTCCATTCTAATGATGATAGCGGTTAGTCTCCTGCAAGTGTTTTTAACGATAAGCGGTTACGCGGTTTTAATCGCGGTGTTTTTCCTCTTACCTTACATACTCGCCCTAATAGTCAGCGTATTGTTGATCATCAATATCGTCAGAACAATGAAGCAGCAAGACGCGGATAATCAAGGGGAAGCGGCGGTTACTCGTAGCGAGAATATCCGCCAGGTTACTCGAGCATTAATCGCAATCGTTGTTCTCTTTTTCATCCTTTTACTACCGAGTAAAGTCTACATTTGGTTTATGTATAACGCCGAGGAAGATACGTCCTCGTTAACGGCGTTTAACCTCATCGTGGTAGTCGGTTATATCCTAGCGGCGGTGTCGGCTCCAGTCGTTCTAATGATCGCGTCGACAGAATATCGGACTGTCTTCCTACGGTGTTGTTGCTGTTTATACGGTAGGCAACCTAGAATGATCAAGATACCAGATAGTCCAAGGAATGGCAGGGGTCAGGATGGGGCCAAGAACGGGGTCGAAGGTGACCGGTTGAAAGATTATGAAGAAGTAGAAATGGAAGCGTAG